A region from the Tachyglossus aculeatus isolate mTacAcu1 chromosome X2, mTacAcu1.pri, whole genome shotgun sequence genome encodes:
- the ELOVL2 gene encoding elongation of very long chain fatty acids protein 2, producing the protein MEQLKTLDHEVNAFVDNLFGPRDPRVKGWFMLDSYLPTFFLTVTYLLSIWLGPKYMKNRPAFPLRSYLIVYNLGITLLSFYMLLELIVSTWEGGYNLQCQNLNSAGKSDIRVAKVLWWYYFSKLIEFMDTIFFVLRKKNSQITFLHVYHHASMFNIWWCVMNWIPCGQSFFGPTLNSFIHVLMYSYYGLSVIPSMHKYLWWKKYLTQAQLVQFLLTITHTLSAVVAPCGFPFGCLIFQSSYMLTLVILFINFYIQTYRNKPLKKDLKEISAGKDIKNGFPKDSLSAGNGIVNKKEQ; encoded by the exons ATCCCCGAGTCAAAGGATGGTTCATGTTGGACTCATATCTACCTACCTTTTTCCTTACTGTAACTTACCTGCTTTCCATCTGGTTGGGCCCTAAGTATATGAAGAACAGACCTGCATTTCCTCTCAGAAGTTACCTCATTGTGTATAATCTTGGAATCACACTACTCTCTTTTTACATGCTTCTGGAG CTTATCGTCTCTACTTGGGAAGGAGGCTACAACTTACAGTGCCAGAATCTCAACAGTGCAGGGAAAAGTGACATCCGG GTGGCCAAAGTGTTGTGGTGGTACTACTTCTCCAAATTGATAGAGTTCATGGACACGATTTTCTTTGTTTTGCGGAAGAAAAACAGTCAGATCACTTTTCTTCATGTATACCATCATGCCTCCATGTTTAATATTTGGTGGTGTGTTATGAACTGGATACCTTGTGGACAAA GTTTCTTTGGACCAACACTGAACAGTTTTATTCATGTTCTAATGTATTCCTACTATGGACTGTCTGTGATTCCATCCATGCACAAGTATCTCTGGTGGAAAAAATACCTCACCCAGGCTCAATTG GTTCAGTTTCTTCTGACCATTACACACACACTGAGTGCGGTTGTGGCACCATGTGGCTTTCCCTTTGGGTGTCTCATTTTCCAGTCTTCGTATATGCTCACGCTTGTCATACTCTTCATAAATTTTTACATCCAG ACATACCGGAACAAGCCATTAAAGAAAGATCTGAAGGAGATCTCAGCTGGGAAGGACATCAAGAATGGTTTTCCCAAAGACAGCTTGTCTGCAGGCAATGGCATAGTGAACAAGAAAGAGCAATAG